TCGAGGACGTCGCGGTCGAACCCGATGCCGGTGACCCGCCGTCCCCGGAACCCGGCCCGCAGGCGCCTGAACGCCTGGGGGTCGCGGTCGATGATCGCGACCGAATGGCCGTTGTCCTCGAGGATGTGGGCCAGGGTCGAGCCGACCCGGCCGCATCCCATGATGACGATGTGCATGTTCCCCCGCGGTTCGCTCCGGTGCGGCGGCTTTCAGGACGTTATACAGCTACCAGCCCAAGTATGGCCGCTCGGGCGAGCGCCGTGTGATGCGCGGGACCGATGACGGCTAGCATCGTCAGTCGTGGCCAAAGTAGCCGACATGGTCAAGCGAGTGCTCGTGGGCCGGGCACTGCGCAGCGCGCAGGCGCACGAACAACTGCTGCCCAAGCGCATCGCTCTGCCTGTCTTCGCCAGCGACGCGCTGTCCTCGGTGGCGTACGCGCCGCAGGAGATCCTGATCACCCTCGGCGTCGCCGGCCTCGCGGCCTACCACTTCACCCCGTGGATCGCGGCCGGCGTCGTCGTCATCCTGCTCACCGTCGTCGCCTCCTACCGTCAGAACGTCCGCGCGTACACCAGTGGCGGCGGGGACTTCGAGGTCGCGACCGTCAACCTCGGCTCCAACTACGGCCTGGTCGTGGCGAGCGCGCTGATGGTCGACTACGTGCTCACCGTGGCCGTTTCGGTGTCGTCCGGCGTGGAGAACCTCGCGGCGGCCCTGCCGTTCCTCGCCGACCGCAAGGTCGTGGCGGCCCTCGTGATCGTCGCCGTGCTGACCGTGCTGAACCTGCGCGGCCTCAAGGAGGCGGGTCTCGCGTTCGCGATCCCGACGTACGCCTTCATGTTCAGCATCCTCGGCCTCATCCTGTGGGGCGGGGTGCGGCTGGCGTCCGGCACGGAGCTGCGTGCCCCCACCGCCGGGTTCTCGGTCACCGGCGAGAGCGTGGGGGTGGAGGGGTTCGCGCTGATCTTCCTGCTGCTGCGCGCCTTCTCGTCCGGCTGCGCCGCGCTCACCGGCGTGGAGGCGATCAGCAACGGCGTCCCCGCGTTCCGCAAGCCGAAGGGGAAGAACGCCGCCACCACGCTGCTGGCGCTCGGCCTGCTCGCCGCCACCATGTTCGGCGGCATCACGGCGCTCGCGTACGTCACCGGCGCCAAGTTCGCCGACCCCTCGGTGGGAAGCGTCGTGCTGGACGAGGCCGGCCGCCGGGTGGAGCACCCCCCTCCGGTGATCGCGCAGGTGGCGCAGACCGTGTTCAGCGACTTCCCTCCCGCGTTCTACCTGATCGCCGCGATGACCGCGCTGATCCTCGTCCTCGCGGCCAACACCGCGTTCAACGGCTTCCCCGTGCTCGGGTCGGTGCTCGCGCAGAACCGCTACCTGCCGCGTCAGCTCCACACGCGAGGCGACCGGCTGGCGTTCAGCAACGGCATCGTCATCCTCGCCACCATGGCCGGGGTGCTGATCTACGCCTTCAACGCCGAGACCACGCGCCTCGTGCAGCTCTACATCGTCGGCGTGTTCGTGTC
The window above is part of the Sphaerisporangium rubeum genome. Proteins encoded here:
- a CDS encoding APC family permease, whose translation is MAKVADMVKRVLVGRALRSAQAHEQLLPKRIALPVFASDALSSVAYAPQEILITLGVAGLAAYHFTPWIAAGVVVILLTVVASYRQNVRAYTSGGGDFEVATVNLGSNYGLVVASALMVDYVLTVAVSVSSGVENLAAALPFLADRKVVAALVIVAVLTVLNLRGLKEAGLAFAIPTYAFMFSILGLILWGGVRLASGTELRAPTAGFSVTGESVGVEGFALIFLLLRAFSSGCAALTGVEAISNGVPAFRKPKGKNAATTLLALGLLAATMFGGITALAYVTGAKFADPSVGSVVLDEAGRRVEHPPPVIAQVAQTVFSDFPPAFYLIAAMTALILVLAANTAFNGFPVLGSVLAQNRYLPRQLHTRGDRLAFSNGIVILATMAGVLIYAFNAETTRLVQLYIVGVFVSFTVSQTGMVRHWNRLLRATGDPRARGGMIRSRAINAFGALITGLVLVVVLVTKFTHGAWIACAAMAVLYVMMRGIRRHYDNVATELRVPEDTEVDESMLPARNHAIVLLSKIHKPTLRALAYARATRPSTLEAITVSVDAEEAAQLQRQWEERGIPVPLKILDSPYREITRPVLEYVKHLRRRSPRDVVTVFIPEYVVGHWWEHLLHNQSALRLKGRLLFQPGVMVTSVPWQLHSSDRLKGRPESFAPGVVRRPYAEAGKDDQTAR